One genomic region from Leptospira montravelensis encodes:
- a CDS encoding HD domain-containing phosphohydrolase: protein MRKISIRDLEPGSKFNKSIYLDKDTVFVGADQPITQQDLDRLVQFGITFVLTDGEKVTADGQDKTSAGAGPGYFDTNLPFYQDDENSTRYKYLLEKANTSKVEFSAVFKDCFDLVQKTYRSASEGRYTEIREFREIAERIADHTKANSQIPILLLSHAHSGYYLYTHICYATFFSVMLGNFLEFSRPKLIDLALASLFADIGMVTVPEEVSEKKGTLSELDLKTIKRHPVTGYQILTQKLKLKNSLAIVALQHHEAVDGSGYPQRILANQIEELTKVFMIGDQFAAMIHPRPYRQAILPYEAMKIMISENVNRFDLKMVRLFLNKLSMFPVGSGVVLSDLRLGMVIESNKDKPLRPVIRVTKDAEGKRLKHLEFVDLMKDLNLYIQQAIPFSQIY from the coding sequence ATGCGGAAAATCTCCATACGTGACTTAGAACCTGGATCCAAGTTCAATAAGTCAATTTATTTGGATAAAGATACTGTTTTTGTTGGTGCCGACCAACCAATCACACAACAAGACTTAGACCGTTTGGTCCAATTTGGTATCACCTTTGTTTTAACTGATGGAGAAAAGGTAACTGCCGATGGACAGGATAAAACTTCCGCTGGTGCTGGGCCTGGTTACTTTGATACCAACTTACCTTTTTATCAGGACGATGAAAACTCCACTCGCTATAAATATCTATTGGAAAAAGCCAATACTTCTAAGGTTGAGTTTAGCGCTGTATTTAAAGATTGTTTTGATTTAGTCCAAAAAACTTACCGCTCTGCATCTGAGGGCCGTTATACGGAAATTAGGGAATTTAGAGAAATTGCGGAACGTATCGCCGACCATACAAAAGCAAACTCTCAAATTCCCATTTTACTTTTATCCCATGCACATTCAGGTTATTATTTATACACTCATATCTGTTATGCGACATTTTTTTCAGTGATGCTTGGAAACTTTTTAGAGTTTTCAAGACCTAAACTAATTGATTTGGCATTGGCCTCTCTTTTTGCAGATATAGGAATGGTAACAGTTCCAGAAGAAGTATCAGAGAAAAAAGGTACCCTATCTGAATTAGATTTAAAAACAATCAAACGCCATCCGGTGACTGGTTACCAAATTCTCACTCAAAAATTAAAATTAAAAAATTCACTCGCCATAGTTGCTCTCCAACACCATGAAGCAGTGGACGGTTCAGGGTATCCACAGCGAATCCTTGCTAACCAAATTGAGGAACTCACTAAAGTGTTTATGATCGGTGACCAATTTGCGGCCATGATCCACCCAAGACCATATAGACAAGCCATCCTTCCTTACGAAGCAATGAAGATTATGATTAGCGAAAACGTGAACCGTTTTGATTTAAAAATGGTTAGGTTATTTTTAAATAAACTTTCTATGTTTCCTGTGGGGTCCGGTGTGGTTCTTTCTGACCTAAGATTGGGTATGGTCATTGAATCCAATAAAGACAAACCGCTTCGTCCCGTCATTCGAGTCACAAAAGATGCTGAAGGCAAACGCCTCAAACATTTAGAATTTGTGGATCTCATGAAAGACCTAAATCTCTATATCCAACAAGCAATTCCCTTTTCACAGATTTACTGA
- a CDS encoding EscU/YscU/HrcU family type III secretion system export apparatus switch protein, translating into MNQKMAALAYDPTRHEAPKLVAKAEGRFAENLIRLARESGVLVIRDEVMIQTLDHLPNGKEIPRELYEAVASVFRILVLERQKKNN; encoded by the coding sequence ATGAATCAAAAGATGGCTGCACTTGCCTACGATCCGACCCGTCATGAGGCACCGAAACTTGTGGCAAAGGCAGAGGGTAGGTTTGCTGAAAATTTGATTCGTTTAGCTCGTGAGTCGGGAGTTTTAGTCATTCGAGATGAAGTGATGATTCAAACCTTAGATCATCTCCCTAATGGAAAAGAAATTCCCAGGGAATTGTATGAAGCCGTAGCTTCTGTGTTTCGAATCCTTGTTTTAGAGAGACAAAAGAAAAACAATTGA
- a CDS encoding ribonuclease HII, with the protein MGCVSFDLQTLEKIKNGEILKGLRDSKKIPEPKRIELRKEIIQNASYFRVSFVSAKFIDTYNINQAIFYGMNRCLPTNPQPFESKTSAHEKLHLSNSTFNEETNRNEDKLLNTKPYLLADGNYKLKITKPIEGYFSLPKGDDLIPSISAASILAKTYRDEYMEKMDLKYPGYRFAKHKGYGTEEHREALLKLGISPIHRLSFCKFLRREGSEPSLF; encoded by the coding sequence GTGGGTTGTGTTTCCTTTGACCTCCAAACCTTAGAAAAAATCAAAAATGGCGAAATCCTTAAAGGGCTTCGTGATTCTAAAAAAATTCCTGAACCCAAACGAATCGAACTTAGAAAGGAAATCATTCAGAATGCTTCCTATTTCCGAGTGAGTTTTGTTAGCGCCAAGTTTATTGATACGTATAATATCAACCAGGCCATCTTTTATGGGATGAACCGCTGTTTGCCGACAAACCCACAACCATTTGAATCCAAAACTTCTGCGCATGAAAAATTACATTTGTCCAATTCTACTTTCAATGAAGAGACAAATCGCAATGAAGATAAATTGTTAAATACGAAGCCTTATCTCCTAGCTGATGGAAATTATAAACTAAAAATTACAAAACCTATAGAAGGTTATTTCTCTCTTCCCAAAGGAGATGATTTAATTCCTTCCATTTCTGCGGCCTCCATCCTTGCCAAAACCTATAGAGATGAATATATGGAAAAAATGGACTTAAAATACCCAGGTTATAGGTTTGCCAAACACAAAGGATACGGAACCGAAGAACATAGGGAGGCTCTTTTGAAACTTGGAATTTCTCCGATCCACAGGTTGAGTTTTTGTAAATTTCTCCGAAGAGAAGGGAGTGAGCCCTCTCTTTTCTAA
- the rplS gene encoding 50S ribosomal protein L19 → MNQILETALAGEAKNELNFEIGDTVKVHYKIVESGKERVQVYEGIVISIANKSQSKTFTVRRVSYDIGVERIFPLHSPRIAKIELVRKGSVRRAKLFYLRDKKGKAGRIKERKGGQAIVAKDKKRQDEASKAALAQAKAAEAPSA, encoded by the coding sequence ATGAATCAGATTCTAGAAACAGCACTCGCAGGCGAAGCAAAGAACGAACTTAATTTCGAAATTGGTGATACTGTAAAAGTTCACTACAAAATCGTTGAATCTGGAAAAGAACGTGTTCAGGTTTACGAAGGTATTGTGATCTCCATTGCGAACAAATCACAAAGTAAAACCTTTACTGTAAGACGTGTGTCTTATGATATTGGAGTGGAAAGAATTTTTCCACTTCATAGCCCAAGAATTGCAAAGATTGAACTCGTTCGTAAAGGATCGGTTCGTCGTGCGAAACTTTTCTATCTCCGTGATAAAAAAGGAAAAGCAGGACGTATCAAAGAAAGAAAAGGCGGACAAGCGATTGTTGCCAAAGACAAAAAGAGACAGGATGAGGCTTCTAAAGCCGCTCTTGCACAAGCAAAAGCTGCAGAAGCACCTAGCGCATAA
- the trmD gene encoding tRNA (guanosine(37)-N1)-methyltransferase TrmD gives MKFNFITLFPEKITSYFDTGIPGKAVKQGVVEINTVHLRDFADNKHQKVDDTIYGGGPGMLLQVGPIYRALESLGENKGKVILLSPSGELFNQTLAREIFESSETFTLISGYYEGVDHRVTEHLIDREVAIGNYVISSGDLAALVVADCLSRFVPGFLGKEESLLEESHNETEELEYPQYTKPYDFMGWTVPDVLLGGHHEEIRKWRQKNRKTRNHS, from the coding sequence TTGAAGTTTAATTTCATCACTCTTTTCCCAGAAAAAATTACCTCTTACTTTGATACAGGAATTCCAGGCAAAGCCGTAAAACAAGGGGTTGTGGAAATCAATACTGTCCACCTTCGCGACTTTGCTGACAACAAACACCAAAAGGTTGATGATACCATTTATGGTGGGGGACCGGGGATGCTTTTGCAAGTGGGTCCCATTTACCGAGCCTTAGAATCCCTCGGAGAAAATAAAGGTAAGGTCATTCTCCTTAGTCCCTCTGGGGAACTTTTTAACCAGACTCTCGCTCGGGAGATTTTCGAATCTTCAGAGACCTTCACTTTGATTTCTGGGTATTACGAAGGGGTCGACCATCGTGTCACGGAGCATTTAATTGACAGGGAAGTGGCCATTGGAAACTATGTTATTTCATCGGGGGATTTAGCTGCTCTCGTTGTTGCCGATTGCCTATCTCGGTTTGTTCCGGGATTTTTAGGAAAAGAAGAAAGCCTTCTCGAAGAATCGCACAATGAAACAGAAGAATTAGAATACCCCCAATATACAAAACCCTATGATTTTATGGGTTGGACAGTTCCTGATGTGCTCCTCGGTGGACATCATGAAGAGATCCGGAAATGGCGGCAAAAAAACCGCAAAACAAGAAATCATTCTTAG
- the rimM gene encoding ribosome maturation factor RimM (Essential for efficient processing of 16S rRNA), whose translation MSTKPSLVKVGVIGSSHGIKGFIKVFTEGDTLLSAKPPFTCNVEDPRGNQSTIQIEEIKPNGNHFLVKLKGFETPETVIKYRGFSLLWKREDLPKPTDGEIYTEDLVGLVAISKETSQSLHYVVTQVIDNPAHPILELKPITGEGETILIPFLNRFVGDWNLESKTLEIIHWEQWFEV comes from the coding sequence TTGTCGACTAAACCAAGTTTAGTGAAAGTGGGGGTCATTGGATCCTCACATGGAATCAAAGGGTTCATCAAAGTTTTCACCGAAGGTGACACCCTATTATCCGCCAAACCACCGTTTACCTGTAATGTCGAAGACCCTCGTGGAAACCAATCTACCATCCAAATTGAGGAAATCAAACCCAATGGAAATCATTTCCTAGTCAAACTAAAGGGTTTTGAAACGCCAGAAACTGTCATCAAATACCGTGGATTTTCTTTGTTATGGAAAAGGGAAGATTTACCTAAACCCACTGACGGCGAAATTTACACTGAAGATTTAGTGGGATTGGTTGCCATTTCCAAAGAAACGAGCCAATCGCTGCATTATGTTGTGACCCAAGTCATAGACAACCCCGCGCATCCTATTTTAGAACTAAAACCAATCACTGGTGAAGGGGAAACGATTCTTATCCCTTTTCTCAATCGGTTTGTGGGGGATTGGAATTTAGAATCCAAAACCTTAGAAATCATTCACTGGGAGCAGTGGTTTGAAGTTTAA
- a CDS encoding KH domain-containing protein — protein sequence MESLVRYIVTSLVDQPEQVAVNQVPGEEETVIELRVAAKDLGKVIGKNGRIAKSLRTVLQAAGTKQGKNYTLEIVD from the coding sequence ATGGAATCCTTAGTTCGTTATATCGTTACATCTCTCGTTGACCAACCAGAACAAGTGGCTGTCAACCAAGTCCCCGGAGAGGAAGAAACAGTGATCGAACTTCGGGTAGCAGCAAAAGACCTAGGTAAGGTGATCGGAAAAAACGGAAGGATTGCAAAATCTTTACGTACTGTTTTACAAGCAGCCGGAACCAAACAAGGCAAAAACTATACTTTAGAAATTGTCGACTAA
- the rpsP gene encoding 30S ribosomal protein S16 — MVKLRLQRTGTKADPHYRIVAADIRAPRDGKFIEAIGHFHPSTSSVKKATFNEEKTLSWLKKGAQPTDTVLALLKKDDVWSKFKG; from the coding sequence TTGGTTAAATTAAGATTACAAAGAACGGGAACAAAAGCAGACCCGCACTATCGCATCGTAGCAGCAGACATCCGTGCTCCACGTGACGGAAAGTTCATTGAAGCGATTGGACATTTTCATCCATCTACTTCTTCTGTTAAAAAAGCAACTTTCAACGAAGAAAAAACTCTTTCTTGGTTAAAAAAAGGTGCTCAACCTACTGATACAGTTCTTGCTCTTTTGAAAAAAGACGACGTTTGGTCAAAATTCAAAGGTTAA
- the rpe gene encoding ribulose-phosphate 3-epimerase, with translation MKISASILAAKLTGLSAELPTYKQENIDLIHIDVMDGNFVPQISFGEAFTKEVKSHTQIPLDVHLMVSNPELHVPKYFDLNPYCITFHIETTNFSVRLAEEIRKAGIKVGVSLNPQTPPESISQILPYLDLVLLMTVDPGFYGQSFVKSGFEKIAAVRKLTKPYNIELEVDGGVNESNMEELAKLGVDITVVGSGLYKTGDPNAQGKKLKELAASARTRS, from the coding sequence ATGAAAATTTCAGCATCGATCCTTGCTGCAAAACTTACGGGACTCTCAGCGGAGCTTCCGACTTACAAACAGGAAAATATCGACCTCATTCACATTGATGTGATGGACGGAAACTTTGTCCCTCAAATCTCTTTTGGGGAAGCCTTTACCAAAGAAGTCAAATCCCATACCCAAATCCCTCTCGATGTACATTTGATGGTGAGTAACCCAGAACTTCACGTTCCCAAATACTTTGACCTCAATCCTTATTGTATTACCTTCCATATTGAAACCACAAACTTCTCTGTAAGACTTGCCGAAGAGATTCGAAAAGCAGGAATCAAAGTGGGTGTGTCTCTGAATCCCCAAACTCCACCGGAATCCATCTCCCAAATCCTTCCGTATTTGGATCTTGTTTTACTCATGACAGTCGATCCTGGATTTTACGGGCAGTCCTTTGTAAAATCCGGATTTGAAAAGATTGCGGCAGTGCGTAAACTCACGAAACCCTACAATATCGAACTCGAAGTGGATGGGGGTGTGAACGAATCCAATATGGAGGAGCTTGCCAAACTCGGTGTGGACATTACCGTTGTGGGTTCTGGGCTCTATAAAACGGGAGATCCGAATGCACAGGGCAAAAAATTAAAAGAACTCGCTGCAAGTGCTAGAACTCGCTCTTGA
- a CDS encoding PASTA domain-containing protein, with protein MKEKFLKILPYSGYVLFVGLGLLVFFVAAFLVVVVRTKEEQKVMMPYVIGKNYIEVHNELQRLQLKVRLETQRIPEKTDGIILAQSIDPGKEVEAGSKLYLTVNIGFDRVTIPDVKGQDLKRAKAILEKVLSGEVYVPLQIGGITYVPAVGDEPADTIIDQIPAPGKETHSGEKIYLLVTEPNIEKKSTQSVNEPLDSTKFVGTPVPFVVDFLQRKKIPYRIKETTKPEFREEHGLTSTFELKPTGAEVGAFFLKPSETFVQDYEFLEYEVDDDDLYSAKISYTKPGEDTEIEKEIFTNQKLKEDEPVRFLIHRAGNVKVTLFGKETGVAKVWKLKGTY; from the coding sequence GTGAAAGAAAAGTTTCTAAAAATCCTACCTTACAGTGGTTATGTTTTATTTGTTGGTTTGGGACTCCTTGTTTTTTTTGTGGCAGCCTTTCTTGTGGTCGTGGTTCGAACCAAAGAAGAACAAAAGGTAATGATGCCTTATGTGATTGGCAAAAACTACATTGAGGTTCATAACGAATTGCAAAGACTCCAACTCAAAGTCCGTTTAGAAACCCAAAGAATCCCTGAAAAAACAGATGGGATCATTCTGGCTCAATCCATTGATCCAGGTAAGGAAGTCGAAGCCGGATCCAAACTTTATCTTACAGTGAATATTGGATTTGATCGGGTGACCATTCCTGATGTCAAAGGACAAGACCTAAAACGTGCGAAAGCCATTCTAGAAAAAGTATTATCGGGGGAAGTGTATGTGCCTTTACAAATTGGTGGGATCACCTATGTGCCTGCTGTGGGTGATGAACCTGCTGACACAATCATTGACCAAATTCCAGCTCCCGGAAAAGAAACTCATTCCGGCGAAAAAATTTACCTTCTTGTTACAGAACCAAATATTGAAAAAAAATCCACCCAATCCGTAAATGAACCTTTGGATTCAACAAAGTTTGTAGGAACGCCCGTTCCTTTTGTAGTTGATTTTTTACAAAGAAAAAAAATCCCTTATCGAATTAAAGAAACCACCAAACCAGAGTTTCGTGAAGAACATGGTCTTACTTCTACCTTTGAATTAAAACCTACCGGTGCGGAAGTGGGTGCTTTCTTTTTGAAACCTTCTGAAACTTTTGTTCAAGATTATGAATTTTTGGAATATGAAGTGGATGATGATGATCTGTACTCAGCAAAAATCAGTTATACAAAACCTGGGGAAGATACAGAAATCGAAAAAGAAATTTTTACCAACCAAAAACTAAAAGAAGATGAACCAGTTCGATTTCTCATCCATCGAGCCGGGAATGTAAAGGTGACTCTTTTCGGTAAAGAAACCGGTGTTGCCAAGGTTTGGAAATTAAAAGGAACTTATTAA
- the fmt gene encoding methionyl-tRNA formyltransferase, whose translation MKLSIGYFGSPEHSKELLSILLDAGIQVDFVVTNIDKPVGRKQIITPTPVKELALAKGIPVIQSPKLRTDEEAQKQILSYASPVHIVYAYGSIVPENVFQDPKFGSINLHGSLLPKYRGASPVQSFLLSGEENSGFTIQFLAKEVDSGDIISQKSWKVDETETTASLLQSITKEGGKELIRLFRELESMGTAWTSKPQNANEATHCKKITANDRPIHWSEPAINIHNRIRALYPDPLAVTEFRGKKLILISSFLLDSESESIPIPDGLSPGSFFLYQKKRLFCLCGDGNLLGIDTLQPEGKKPMKGFEFFNGARVLAGESFT comes from the coding sequence ATGAAACTTTCAATCGGATACTTTGGATCCCCAGAACATTCCAAGGAATTACTTTCTATCTTACTGGATGCGGGAATCCAAGTGGATTTTGTTGTGACGAACATTGACAAACCTGTCGGAAGAAAACAAATCATCACACCCACACCCGTAAAGGAGCTGGCCCTTGCCAAGGGAATTCCTGTCATCCAGTCTCCAAAACTAAGGACCGATGAAGAGGCGCAAAAACAAATTTTATCCTATGCTTCCCCCGTTCATATTGTGTATGCCTACGGATCGATTGTTCCAGAGAATGTCTTCCAAGATCCAAAATTTGGAAGCATCAATCTCCACGGAAGTTTATTACCTAAGTATCGGGGTGCCTCTCCCGTCCAAAGTTTTCTTTTGAGTGGAGAGGAAAACTCAGGATTTACGATTCAGTTTTTAGCCAAGGAAGTGGATTCAGGCGATATCATTTCCCAGAAATCTTGGAAGGTGGACGAAACGGAAACCACAGCTTCTCTTTTACAATCTATCACGAAGGAAGGGGGAAAGGAGCTCATTCGGCTTTTCAGGGAACTGGAATCTATGGGAACCGCTTGGACTTCGAAGCCGCAGAATGCCAATGAGGCCACTCATTGCAAAAAAATCACGGCAAACGACCGTCCCATCCATTGGTCGGAACCTGCGATTAACATCCACAACCGCATTCGTGCCTTGTACCCCGATCCCTTGGCTGTGACCGAATTTCGAGGCAAAAAACTGATTCTTATCTCTTCCTTTCTTTTGGATTCCGAAAGTGAGTCGATTCCCATTCCGGATGGCCTCAGTCCGGGTTCCTTTTTCCTATACCAGAAAAAAAGGCTTTTCTGTCTCTGTGGAGACGGAAACCTGCTTGGTATAGATACCTTACAACCCGAAGGGAAAAAACCCATGAAAGGATTTGAGTTTTTTAATGGGGCGCGGGTTTTAGCCGGAGAATCATTTACGTGA
- the priA gene encoding replication restart helicase PriA has translation MIQFAEVALNLSWESKTLTYEVPHSMESLQRGVRVLVPLNGKEWEGVVIEVHSNEPNYETLSILKQIDLEPVLTEEQLDLAEWMAENYLSSLGEALFLMVPKGKKRKQEKQSPLNIQLDLLHPLNVSQKNALDEIRLNRNSNTHLLYGITGSGKTEVYLHLMAEVLSKPKGSVIFLVPEISLTYPTITRIERIFPGQVAVLNSHLRTSEKFQNYLDLKEGKKRICIGTRSAVFAPLSDIELIILDEEHDGSYKEHGAPRYHARQIALQRILKTNGKLLLGSATPSLEIFYLAKAGQIGYSELKERANPHASLPTVEITQKKEDSELLSGDLQFKVADRLKKEEQTIILLNRRGYNPFIYSTSKKEFIHCPKCTATLCYHSDKTVRCHLCGYKSTFSNLKQIHGDELDLFGAGTQKLEEYLLSHFPKARIERLDQDSSKNKEVTRDVLEKLGEGNLDILTGTQMIAKGLDYANVTLVGILNANHGLGVPDFRSSERTYSLISQVAGRAGRGEKKGEVLIQSNDPEHPVLKMAMEQNYPAFFEWELTFRRDLFYPPFSRLARLVFRSKYEEVANKQSVVYAETLKENMDASVTLLGPSQCPFYKIDNNFRYHILLKSKSITVLRNLLRETKTKFKVDSKCYIEYDLDPLELV, from the coding sequence ATGATTCAATTTGCGGAAGTTGCCCTCAATTTATCTTGGGAAAGTAAAACTTTAACGTATGAAGTTCCACATTCAATGGAAAGTTTACAAAGGGGAGTTCGTGTACTTGTTCCGCTCAATGGAAAAGAATGGGAAGGGGTTGTCATCGAAGTTCATTCGAATGAGCCTAATTATGAAACTTTATCTATCTTAAAACAAATTGATTTAGAACCAGTCCTTACTGAAGAACAACTGGATTTGGCAGAGTGGATGGCTGAAAACTATTTATCCTCTCTTGGGGAAGCCCTGTTTCTTATGGTTCCGAAAGGAAAAAAAAGAAAACAGGAAAAACAAAGTCCCTTAAATATCCAATTGGATCTATTACATCCTTTAAATGTTTCACAAAAAAATGCTTTGGATGAAATAAGGTTAAATCGAAATTCCAACACACATTTGTTATATGGGATTACGGGAAGTGGGAAAACGGAGGTGTATTTACACCTGATGGCAGAGGTTCTTTCTAAACCCAAAGGATCCGTTATTTTTCTTGTTCCGGAAATTTCACTCACTTACCCGACCATCACAAGGATTGAAAGGATTTTTCCAGGGCAAGTGGCGGTGTTAAATTCCCATCTCAGAACTTCAGAAAAATTCCAAAACTATTTGGATTTAAAAGAGGGGAAAAAACGGATTTGTATCGGAACTCGTTCTGCCGTGTTTGCTCCATTGTCCGACATTGAACTTATCATTTTAGATGAGGAACATGACGGATCTTACAAGGAACATGGAGCTCCTCGTTACCATGCCCGCCAAATTGCTTTACAAAGAATTTTAAAAACTAACGGTAAATTATTATTAGGTTCTGCCACACCGAGCCTTGAAATTTTTTACTTAGCAAAAGCAGGCCAAATTGGTTATTCGGAACTAAAAGAAAGAGCCAATCCTCACGCCTCACTTCCCACTGTAGAAATCACACAAAAAAAAGAGGATAGTGAACTTCTTTCTGGAGATTTACAATTTAAAGTCGCAGACCGTTTGAAAAAGGAAGAACAAACCATCATCCTTCTGAATCGGAGGGGGTATAATCCTTTTATTTATTCTACATCCAAAAAAGAATTCATTCATTGCCCAAAATGTACGGCCACACTTTGTTACCACTCTGATAAAACCGTTCGTTGTCACCTTTGTGGGTATAAATCAACTTTTAGTAACTTAAAACAAATTCATGGAGATGAGTTGGACTTGTTTGGGGCAGGGACTCAAAAATTAGAAGAGTATTTGTTATCCCATTTCCCAAAAGCAAGGATCGAACGTTTGGACCAAGACAGTTCCAAAAATAAAGAAGTGACTCGCGATGTTCTGGAAAAGTTAGGAGAAGGAAATTTAGATATCCTGACAGGTACTCAAATGATAGCGAAGGGCCTTGATTATGCGAATGTGACTCTTGTGGGAATTCTAAATGCCAATCATGGACTAGGGGTTCCCGACTTTCGTAGTAGCGAAAGAACGTATTCTCTCATTTCACAAGTGGCGGGAAGGGCTGGTCGGGGTGAAAAAAAAGGGGAAGTCCTCATCCAATCCAATGATCCCGAACATCCTGTTCTGAAAATGGCGATGGAACAAAACTATCCTGCTTTTTTTGAATGGGAGTTAACATTTCGAAGAGATTTGTTTTATCCACCTTTTTCTCGTTTGGCGAGACTTGTGTTTCGGTCTAAATACGAGGAAGTTGCCAACAAACAATCTGTGGTTTATGCGGAAACTTTAAAAGAAAATATGGATGCATCTGTTACCCTTCTTGGGCCAAGCCAATGTCCTTTTTATAAAATTGATAATAACTTCAGATACCATATCTTGTTAAAATCAAAATCCATCACCGTTTTACGAAATCTTTTACGCGAAACAAAAACTAAATTTAAAGTCGATTCCAAATGTTATATTGAATATGATTTGGATCCTCTGGAACTTGTTTAA